One stretch of Halichoerus grypus chromosome 8, mHalGry1.hap1.1, whole genome shotgun sequence DNA includes these proteins:
- the LOC144382820 gene encoding large ribosomal subunit protein eL32-like: MDIEPTHGHQQYNSCPNMLASAPALFSRALLNREITNKEDKKVESALMFHGVYCKKHMNIQDEMENSKRYYAPCSWSELSCPHPQFRKAPRRPLEQKRRKRWQPSPAGHHGHLRPLTKPKIIKKRTKKLIQHQSDPYVKIKHNWQKPKGIDNRVHRRFKGQILMPNNGYRSSKKTEHMLPSGFWKLLVHSIKELEVPLRCNKSYCAEIAHVSPKNHRTTVERAAQLAIRVSKPSARLCSKKK; this comes from the exons ATGGACATCGAACCCACCCACGGCCACCAGCAGTACAACTCCTGCCCGAATATGCTAGCAAGCGCTCCGGCACTGTTCTCCAGGGCCCTGTTAAACCGCGAAATCACcaacaaagaagacaaaaaggtAGAAAGTG CCCTGATGTTTCATGGAGTCTATTGCAAGAAGCACATGAATATTCAAGATGAAATGGAGAATTCAAAGAGATATTATGCCCCGTGCAGCTGGAGTGAGCTGAGCTGCCCGCACCCGCAGTTCAGGAAGGCACCAAGAAGGCCTCTGGAGCAGAAG AGGCGCAAG AGGTGGCAGCCATCTCCTGCTGGGCATCATGGCCACCTCAGACCTCTGACGAAGCCCAAGATCAttaaaaagaggaccaagaagTTGATCCAGCACCAGTCAGATCCATATGTCAAAATTAAGCACAACTGGCAGAAACCCAAAGGCATTGACAATAGGGTACATAGAAGATTCAAGGGCCAGATCTTGATGCCCAACAATGGTTACAGGAGCAGTAAGAAAACAGAGCACATGCTGCCCAGTGGCTTCTGGAAGCTCCTAGTCCACAGCATCAAGGAGCTTGAAGTGCCGCTGAGGTGCAACAAATCTTACTGTGCAGAGATTGCTCACGTCTCCCCCAAGAACCACAGAACCACGGTGGAAAGAGCAGCCCAGCTGGCCATCAGAGTCAGCAAGCCCAGTGCCAGGCTATGcagcaaaaaaaaatga